The genomic region AGATGAATTATAATTGTATACAAACAGCAAAGGCATGCTCTTTAAATAAGTTATTAACGTATCACGTGCAtcatgttttttaaaatctgAAAAAATGTATTCCAGTAAATAAACTACGGAGgaaattttcttttcatttaaacattcttttataaaacatacataaatagaaatatgcttttttattatacttctCAAATAATATGGTGTTAAGTTAAGAACATGTccacaatttttttcatgGTTAAATTCTTTTGTTAACGGAGTAACGGTACCATTTCCCCCCTTATCATCTGAGTAATGTGCTTGGAAACTATGCATAgctttattattcttttccaAGTTCGTAAGAATATCTATTTCTCTTTTACATCTCAATTCATCATTATTCTCCTTGTTAGAACTATTCACACCGTACTTGTTATGTACATTCGTTGAATTTACAGTTTTATGCAAGTGGACAATGTTGTCAATTTCGTAATAGGGCAAGAGAACAGTTAAACCTAAGtctaacaaaaaaaaagtaagttGATTTACATATTTGCAGAAGGGATATATGTTAACACAGTTGTACATACTGCTCCAAAAtaaggaatatattttatcaatttttttaagacaAGGTAAAATATGAAGTTCTCTGCAATtcaaaaatacatttttaacaaCGGAACagaaaaaatcatttttgtcatattttcttggaataaaattaagatatTTGCTCTTAAAAATTTggtatatttcattaaaactTTTAATTTCACTCTTAtctattttgtatatataatccAGGGTTATATTACCATTACTAATGCCACTATTACACCTAAAAATACTGCTCAtcttttcaatttttgtattattatccTTCACTTTGTTTGTGCTCGTTTCTGTAGTGTTTCCACTGTTGctattataacatttttccatttggcttttttttcttttaatccATTTTCCCTTATGTTtgtacaatattttatttgaatcatgtttaaacaatttttttaccGCATTTCTATGAGCTAATCTTAAAAAATGTGCATATAGCacagatatattatttatcacgctttccaaatttttatctttcttcaatttttttaaattataaatattattctcaAATAAATTGACTTTAATATGCATAGGTAAACTATCAATATTTGAGatgatatttaaattttgaaataaataatgtttacGAAAAATCTGATAATGTTCAAAACATATTGATATGCCTACATCTCCTAATAAGCCTATTATCCATCTGCTGGACTTACtaccattatatatttggcattgcaaaaaaatttctaaatttttttcatctaaATTTAATGACGAATTTCCATTTTCTTCCTTATCTAtattatcttcttttttcctttcttctGACTTCTTAACAACAgaatcataaaatttttctcttAAATGGAAATGGTTATTAGACATAGTAATACCTAAACTGGCTACATTTTCTACTCTTGcatctttttcatttatttttataaaatctaATTTggttaaattttttgaaaaaaaaaaaaatttttcattaaattttttacactccaaaaatacattttcaataatttttagtaGTGACAACTTCTGTTTGTTGTACAGGCGAATGCATATCGTTCTATAGTCGTCattgtttaaaatatttctgcTTGCTTCTTTTAATTGATCTTCTCCTTCCACGGATTTAACCCTTCTCGAACTAACATATGTTGTTTCACCCTCCATCGTATTTATCCTTATCCTTCTCCTTTGGATGACATCTTTTTGGTTTCCCTCTTTCATAGTTACACTACTTCTAATTTTGGAGAGTTTCCGAAGGAAtccattttcatcatttttttttttttccgcgtgtgcaaaaaaatagttatataaaaaaaatttttttataaattcccCATCCTTTTCATCcaatgaacatttttttctatatatatttttttttctatcatGCCATCCATTCCAATTTACAGTTTCATctgcattattatttatagtgTTCATCCTTGCAATATCTTCTTCTTTAagagaaaaattattctgtTCTATGCTGTTACATATGCTAAGTTCACTGTATAATTTCTGGTCATAactatttaaagaaaatatattaactataTTAGTATCATTGCTTTGttcattatttctatttccCTCCTTTACCTTTGAATACCACTCAGAAATGTTATCACCATTTAGTATTATCAGATAATCTACTATTTGTGGAAAATTCTGAAACagatataaacaaattaaatcaGCATACGTTTTAATCGGCTGGCAATTATTTGTgtctaaatttattttctccttgttatatataatattataagaagaagcatatatatttagctCATCTTTATCCATCAAAAATTTCtgataattttcattttttacctttataTACAAACACATACATgctcttttaaaaaaatgtctTGGAAGGTTGTCTACTTCAAAAGTTCTTTTGtctataataaattttatatcgAAACATCCTATATCATCTAAAAAGCATATgaaattctttatttctttaaatattgtattttcattcatctcacttgttttttttaattcattcttttttaaattatttagagACATTTTACTCTTATCAGAAGCTACAATTTCGCTGATGGTACTTTTTAGTGAAAATACACTCTTTTCTTTGAAATTTACAGACACTTCTTCATTCTTCCATTTTAATAGTGattcattcttttttgtGTTGATTATATTTGACTTaattgattttttatttatgcaaGTTGTCATATCCGTTTTGCATGTCTTCTCCTTTCTGACCCTTGGGAGAGAAcactttatttttgttatgttAGGAGATCGCGTTTGGCGTCTATACTTCCCTACAatttttactaaattttgtttcattttaggagacacttttttttctattattgtTTTGGCTTTATTTACAACACTACttactttttccttttttggtatatttaataaatcaaTAGTAATTTCCCTAACGTCCTTAtgaacaattttatttttctgcgAACTGCTATTATGGAGtaatgaatttttaatatatatacactcttcttttttcaccAAAACGCACTTGTTATTTGgcaaataaatatgttcaaAACATTGGcattctaattttttatttgcttttTCATTACTTCTAgatattccattttttgaAAGATTTTCCTTTTCCACATAATTGGAATCTACGATTTTGTCCTCAATACATTGAAGGGCCTGATCACAAATGGAGATGTCAATTATGTTTAATGTgttaatataagaaatttttaGTAAACCAGTTAATTGCATATTATCTTCATCACCTTTATTAGTTTCATTCTGTTTTCCCCCTTTGTTCTCTAATTTATTGATTATCTTGTTCAATATAGCAACTAACCTGGAGTGCTTTAGCTTCAATTGAATACAACTCATCTCTAACAAATTGgggtattttattttaaataatttcgGTAATTCAcacaaaaaaatgttaaaaggAATAGTATATCTTGTGATGAATACATCTTTAGCACACCACAgtttattcttaatataaatatatttagtcTTTTGTATATAATCTAAAAACATTTGATGCTCCTCCGTTAGGAATTGTCTAGAATCAGTTATGTCATGTTTAAATGTTTCACCTTTAATggtattttttaacttttcttttaatttattttcacaaatataattttcaaaatattcatatatatcatcatacacctttgctatattttgaaaacaaaagcttttataatttttggtAAGCAATTCGACGTGATCCATTACAACATTTATGGAGGGTCTCttatgtaaatttaataGGTCTTTCAAAGTTGAAgatatgttaattttttccattgtataattctttccttttaaaaaaactatattaaaatattttttatcataaccCTCATTTATTCTAATAAAATCCTTCAAATATTTGTCATTTCCTTTTTCGGTAATGTGCTccaaaaataaatcattacTATTGCTGATGTAGTTATTTGTATACACAGTAATGTTCCTACAAGTTCTGTTATTTGTACTATTCGATAGGTGGGAAATATTACTCCTTGCAGCATTATTATCCTCTATATAATCATCCCCATCATTGTCACTAGCAGCACGTCCGTGTGTGGTAGACCTTAAACCGTTCTTAcataacattttattattattattatttttgttactgttactatttttgttactgttactattttggttactgttactatttttgttactgttactatttttgttactgttactacttttgttactgttactactTTTGTTACTGTTGCTTCCATTTACTGATGAGTCATTTATCAAGCTGAGGTAACTAAATGCTTTACTACTAAAAATGGGGAGAAAGAAAAGTTCCCTCAACTTTTGCAATATTATAGGATCATCTAagtaatttatgtttttctcTAATTGGCcaattattttgttcaaaATTTTCAGTTTATTCTGATAAGTACTTTtgctaaaatataatttatttaaatctaGTAAAATGTcgtttatattatcatttaatttatactgTTCATCGATGATTGTTAGACCTAAAGACTTCAGTTTTTCCATGTCTTTATTTCTAAGCCTTCTAACAAAATCGAAAGACAGTAAGTTTCCCCTATTTATAAAACCTTTTACCGTTGTGTTATTCGATTCTGGATTTGTACATTTTCCATCATTGTCGTTTTTGTCATTCTGTTTAAGTAACATATTCACATTCTGTCTATCCTCATCTGAAGTAGGTTTACCCTCCTTATTGCTTCTCTCCATATATATTTCGTAATATTCTTTGTCTAATGGAAATACTAATTCattaatacttttaaaaatctTTTCCTCATTAGGAAAACAAGGACATTCTTTTAGAAATTTATCTATAAGTTCTTCATCTAATTGAACTAAATAAACCAAAATTGGCAGACAATTTTCATATTGTACATATGgcaaattatttataataacatCGCATAAAAACTTATTAGTGCTCTTTTCCAGTTGGTTTTTTAATAAGTTATCATCATGAAATACTGTATCTATATccttaaaatttaaagaaacattgtctatatatttcaaattatgattacaaatttttgtaattaaattGTACTTTTTgtcattatataatatattcaaatagtATAATAAAGCATTTCTAAcctttttacttaaaaagaGGAAATTTTTCTCATTTGAATATTCTATAATATCAGATAAACCCAAATAAAATGCTTCTTTTAAATCTtctgaaataaatatacattcacTAAAACTTAACCATACTCGAccgttaaaaaataattttaactttCTTTCTTCATCAAATAATTGtctatataacaaataacaaAGATTATCAAATGTTCGCTTAATGGATATGTCTAACAGTGGAAGATACAAACAAAAGTCATAGCTACAAAGggaaatatttaattctcgcagtaacaacaaaaattcaatatatatatcacataATGAGGAACAAAAATTGTTTTCAgaattaatatcatttattagtgttgttttgttattttttgtcCTCATAAATATAGGTAGATAATCTGTAAGTTTTTTAATACATCTATTATTAATATCGAGTGTTCCTTTTTCcacatttatttcattatattcatCTTTTTCGTAGGGTTCCTTTTCGAGTTTATGGATGAACCATATCTCATCCTTATTACCCCTGTAGTTATACTTGTCCTGTTCTACCTGCTCCTGCTGCTCATCATCAGGCATGCTTCTATCACTACTTTTAATTTCACTTTGGTAGACGACATATTGACTTActaattctttatatttgtaatcaACAGAAAAATAACTTAGCTCCTTTCTTAATTTTGAatctttttctaaattagAAATACTTATAACTTTGTTATGCTTTCCCCATCTAGAAATATGGCCTTCATTTATCTCCAtgtcaatattttttatattcttcgAGAAAAGCAAGAATTCTGTTGTGgctgttttaattttttcatacatTTCACTTTTATCTAAATTTATTTCCAAAGGAAGTTTTATAAGTGTTCCAACGAAAGAGCTAACATTTTGTAAACCTAACGAatcaaaaatttttcttaacttaaatattttagaataacaaattaacaaattattacattCTGATATATCCTCCTTCACATTTTTGTCATTTGACAATTTACACATTATCAATATCTCCTTTAAAAATTCAATAGTTTCAATCTTAAAAGGCACTTCATATATGTCCAGTGCTAAAGTGTCATATATCAAATCAGTACAAAATgtgttattataaaaaataaatatttcataatattttttttcttctttatttactattccattattttgagctgttaattttttttcaaatgattCCATATATTGCACTTTTTTACtatctaatatttttttttcttgttccGTTGTTCGGTTACACTCTTTAAGAGACTCCTCACTATCATGCTCCTCCTTTtcaacatatttttcttgtaGTGCACTATACgaattattgaaaataaatattttaaaacttcTTACACCTTCGCTGTTTGAGCAATCAAGATATTGTAGAATATTTAAGTATTCATTgatttccttatttttagCATATATCTCAGTTAAATGCTTGCATCTGTACAACTtcaaattattcatatttacaaaaagtCCTGTTCTAATTTAACCTAAATAGGGACAAATGGAggatataaaagtaaataaatcaCTTATAGAATACCAGAAAAAGAAACGCAGCTTAATcgacgaaaaaaaaaataaataaaaaataaattaattttacgGCGAAATGGTTTAAGTAAACATAATTAAACAACGAAATGTGCAACGGGAGCTAGGGGTggaggaataaaaaaagaaaaaaaatacttaaccatagaaaaaaaaaacaataataatttaaaatactgcaaaaatgataattaaCTGAAATAGAGCATACACATTATGAAATccgatatatttattacagctaaaattatttaattattcataattaacaaaaggaacgtctttaataattttttcatacatTTATTCATGTGCTGTTTAGTTTTATCGAAAAATTCTATGCCATAagaatgtatatacataaactaTAAGACGCGAGCTAAATTCTCAAAGGAATAGCGAATTTTTCTTTGctaaattaataaagatattatatacataatcatttttcatatttttatttattatacttaattATATCGGTAGAATTTCAGTAAAAGTCATATTgcataacaaaaaaaaaaaaaaaaaaaaaaaagaatattaattcTGCTACATTATCTGTATGTTTAAACGGgaaaatatcatattatgTTACATTGATTAAAGTacacattatataattttaagtgTCTTTAATGAGAAAAGTATAAGCGTCTGATTTATGATAAATTCGTTATTTAGCCatttagttattttattatttgtagtTTCGCATTTCCAGCCTTTTAATATTACTCCTTATCATTGTTGTAAAATACATCGTGTATATTTttgctatatattttttcactgAAATGTATTTCAACTTTATTTCCatcatacgtatatatatgtatacataaatatatgccaaaaaaaaaaaaaaaaaaacaccattaattaaatgtaggcaaaaataataaattaatttttgctgtgcattatttttgctattttgtTCTAACAgcacatgtataaataaagttCTAAgttgtatgtacatattaacattattattattataattataataattatttttacttttattttattttattttattactttttatttttttttttgtaaattaaataaggcaattctattaataaataaatttgcaaaattaaaaattaaacctttaaaagaaatactaaaaatttaaattaacatatcaattatttaaatatttacgaTTGGAAATGTCTATGAATTATAAAACTTATTACAACAGgtaataaggaaaatatatattcttataataaataacaaatatttatctGTACACagaatattacattttatacaCAAAAAACCCCCAATAAAATGGCAAATATCAAAAGTGTTTCTCAAACGAAATACTGTTAAAATGCTCCATAAAgccaaaaagaaaattaaattctGTATAACGATAGTtataacaaatttaaaattaaacaataaaataaagaagataCTTAATGCCGAAAAAAAGACGGGTTACACATTTACCATAACACCCTTTTTCTTTCGTAATTTACTGtttcacatatataataacgaCCAAAAaacaccaaaaaaaaaaaaaaaaatgttaataatattttggaaatattattctataattaaaaatattatatttttttttgtaaaaaaaaaaaaaaattaagttaatcttacataaacatattcATGTTTtgaaacatttaaaaaaaaatttctttgatgtaaattaatattataactaaaaaaaaaataatagtacataattataaatattaactaTTGAAACATTaaagtaaattattaaataaatgtactGAAATTATGCTTGTGaagatttaaataaaagaaaaaaaaaaaaaaaaacataacaaaacaaaagagaataaacaaataaactcTTTACAACTAAACAATTCATATatgttacaaaaaaaaaaaaataaaataaatgtaaaaataaggGGAAGAATCAAATGGAGGGGGAATACATCCCCTTTTTTGGACAAATAACCGTATTAACAATATATCATGTGCTAGTTCATACGCTTGGGCTTACGCTTACGCACGtgcacacatataaatatatatacataatacatacatacaatacatattatatggGCATAAATGCACACATATGAATGTTgacaaatacaaaataaatgagtgaaaataaatacaaacatacgGGTGTAGTAAGTGCAAACATGCGtatcattatatatgttaatacaCTCGTAAGGAaggtaaatgaaaaaaagggacacagaaaaaaataattacacataaatatataacttctCCATTCATGTTCCTCTATTTTccaataaatatttataatgatgaaaaaaatatttacataaaaatattttaacaaaaaagcttacatattatgttattttattatatattattttattttactctgttttaatttaatttaatttattttattttatttatttattttattttttttttttgtcttttattgtaaatttaAGACTGAACGACATGGATACTTTAACAGCTCGTAGTCATATGACTGTACAGAAAAACAAGACTGCATAAAAATAACTAGCTTTTCCAATGCACAATCCACACTAACTTCGTTTCCTCTTATTTCCATTAATCTTTCAGTAAACCCTTCATGCACTTGTACATACAGATTTCCTAATCGTACGTCTGCACCACATTCCTCTTTAATAATAGCCATTCTTTTGCATCCATCTGCTAATAACTTTTGCACACACTCAAAGGGAGCaactaaatatatacaacattTAGATGAGGACATTTTTGATTTTACgtaatgatataataattgACATGCTCTTAAAATTCCaaatatatttccttttaataaaaaaacatgacTATCAGCAAATCCAGGAAACCACACATCCTTCGCACTTTTATAAACAGAAATATGCAAAGATGATTTTATCGTTTTTACATGAATTCCTTTGGGACCCATAAATGAACCACTAATATCTCTTTGAGCtgctatttttaatttcccaATTGAATTATTTGTATAAGCTAAATGAAACTTTTGAATAGATATTTTTGTGtcgtaattatatttttctttatcatttaatatgttctgtatatatttgtttgaaTAATCGGCACTATCACAATCagaattatttgtattatccTTAAGTGTTGAATAGCTGCTAATGTCatctattttgttatttaagcTCTTTAAAATCAtgctttgttttttttttaaatgcatGTTCTTTACATCAGTTAACTCTTTTTCTAGTTGTCTATTCTTAATCTTTAaactatttataatattttgtagtTCAactattttatcatttctcATCATAGCTCTTGACTGTTTATCTAAGTCTTCATTATCACCTAAAATGAATTCCATATTGCTTTCAATTCTATTCATGTTGGTATCATACTTATCAGTGTCTATGAGGTTATTACATAAACTTCCACTAATATTACCTATATCattgttactgttattgttctggctattattactatgcctgttacatttaatttcattCCCTTGTAAATTACTTAACTCGTTATATATATCGTcttctatattattaaacaTGCATTCGCTATTTCCCATAATATATAGATCGTTATCACTGTTTGgttgtaaattatttatttcattataaatacatttatttgtaGCACTATTAATCATAGTATCTGTAAAATTATGCacattttccatatttttatatacaatattttgTTCATCATCCAcactataaaatatattttcctcaTTAGTTTTAAGGTTGTTATTATGAGTATTGTACATATTGCCCCTGATACCTAAATGAGGGAggtacatatttttaccattatttatatcattatatttatctaatTTGTTGTTAGTATTAAACATtatatcatcatttttttcatcactTAAATTATTAGGGATACTACAAAAGGTATCAGAATTCATACCATGgtcatttttaatactttgcttattacaacaaaaaattgggttcataatttctttgtccttttcatttattgATAAATTTATGTTTCCATCGTTTTCTAAAGGGTTGTTTGTAATGGGTAGGTAATATCCACCATGCATTTCGATACCTAcgtcatatatattattgttatgaATGTTATGGTTATTATCATTGCTATCCTTATTATCATTGCTATCCTTATTATCATTGCTatccttattattattattattattatctttgctatcattattgttattactgccattattattattggtgacatttaaaaaatcgGGGGGATGAAGAATTTTCCTGTCCATATGCATTCCATCGTCCATATTGCTtgagtatatattaaaattattttctctGATTATGTTACTGCTATATTTACcagcatttttattaaacttaTTAATAGCTTGTAAAGAATTCGGTAGGCTACCATTTCCCTTTTCATCTGTATTATATCTGTTATGCATAAAGGAATTACTATTTGAACACTCATTAAACTTACTATTAAGTAAATTACTTGACGAAAATTTTAAGAAGCCATTGTTCCTagatttataatttcttatcATTTCACTTTTAAAAGAATAGTTGTCAAATTTAAAGTGATCATAATTAGCTGGTTCATAATTGGCTATATCATATTTGGCTATATCATAATTGGCTATATCATAATTGGATACATTACAATTTGCAGGTTCATCATTAACAAGATCTGAATTACCTTCAGGAACCCTTAAACTATTTTTGTTCGTTGAGTTGTTGCTCCTGCTATTATTTCCATCGTTACTGTTATCATCAGCAACCATGTCATTCTCATTATCATTACCACTATTACTATCGTTAATAATGTTATTAGAAGTTCTATTACTACTGGTGTTGTTAGTACTATCATTACTGAAATTACTAATGATCTTCAATTGGACATTATCGCTACTATTAATACTGCTTCTTTTATCCATCTTATTGTACATTTtaccattattatcatcaccaatgttttcattatctatattttccttatccACATCAtcaatattattactgttacaGCTACCATTATTATTCTCATCAACATTTTTCAAGTCCACCTTTTTGGTACTGTCATTAATGACTGACGAAATATCACTCGTTAtcaaattattcatatttgttTTGCATAAGATAAGTTCGCTCGTTTTAGCTACATTTGCACTAATATTAGTTGTGGTTGATTCCTTGTTACCCTTTTTAGTGGTTTTACTAATACCTTCGTTTGAGTTATCCTTAATGTTGCTTTTACAGCTAGAgttattgttaatattagTCTTGTCGttgatatgtatattatttttcacattttttatatcagtattcttctttttcactTTCTTCACGTTATTACTGTTCTTTTCCTTCTTATCCAAATGTTCCAAGTTCACCGCACAAATTAAAGTATTATCATCCATACACTTTTTTGcacattcatttttattttttttaataaatgaaaaatttttctcATTCATATTCGCGCTATTCATACTGTAATTTACAATGCTACCACTGTTTACACCACTTATATTATTCTCCACTGTTTTATCTGCAATGgaaacatttaaattattgtcATCCGTCAAAGTAATATCGTTACtatcatttttatgaatattctCATCATTGTTTAAATTGCTGCATGTTGTATCAATATTATTTCTACTATTCAAATTCTCCAAGCTTGTACCCTTGAAATGTTTGCTAAAATTAAAGGCATTAAAAGTAACACCTATACCATGACTATTTTCATTCTGTATAACATGGTTCATATTTCTATTCAAAATTCCGCTGCAAGTATCACTATCATCCATAGatactataaaaatgttatctTTTTCTCCATAATTTCCTTGCTCATCACcacta from Plasmodium malariae genome assembly, chromosome: 11 harbors:
- the PmUG01_11026400 gene encoding conserved Plasmodium protein, unknown function, which encodes MDDTYKNAPSSVINLQEEEINNFLISNKEIDTNSKPSNQQDVSEKTSISNSHYENVLNIKYRTTNSEEVNVKDENKEQNKITSEVNNVEGIYNFGSPCSENNINKSYNNNNNNGGSNSTSNTNDNDNNNCLFNDLKKNKSNYYSSKGSSSFEKLNTATSVSEQDLFFNSNDGINYSNCNRINHNLNSKSNMLDNAFVPLNVHRIIKDKCNGGCSVIDDELDEENHLNNYKCNGSSSSCKNNISNSNNIASNSSKSGDLSYNTSKNMNKKRIDTSNGLNKPVNMNNISKRGIPKLRNANLKSINSSGGFNNTNNSTFKNYNLNKRKTKNLNNFLHTEVNGSCEKMYSNIKKNFQINEFANVDNNMKNINCMESCNFWQDNVNSSMHTFRGKNDEENNNDISQNDENVPSVSTSRNCIKDGILMIESNMIDDNVNSEEYFNISRNSRSNDKNKYYAPVSSSYNSMSNDKENYYRVLEYKEDRRCNNYSNSNICKDGFDTNNVGTHVSNVRSNESIINNDSNIYDSMYEENTISHSNLSNEKNYQYYNKMSEKYLNNVNVDNYNDKSCASFGVTNGRKNECPVGIDNSEECKNISHEHFLFKNQHKIFNGNMNYYITLMNKNFNKVNSSVHVNTKDLKEHYIKTDSTIYRNTLTNTCKNKEDENEEIYQDYNYYDSENMNVMHRNYEEDIFKKRKNIKSNLKNMGNSDILGKNEHHDDNIKLHEKGLDISMNLNIQENLSFLNFDDTGTDWRYNQEIDNFVSKENNRIGCSSFYDKMKLSKTMDFEMHGEGNNNIYSGDEQGNYGEKDNIFIVSMDDSDTCSGILNRNMNHVIQNENSHGIGVTFNAFNFSKHFKGTSLENLNSRNNIDTTCSNLNNDENIHKNDSNDITLTDDNNLNVSIADKTVENNISGVNSGSIVNYSMNSANMNEKNFSFIKKNKNECAKKCMDDNTLICAVNLEHLDKKEKNSNNVKKVKKKNTDIKNVKNNIHINDKTNINNNSSCKSNIKDNSNEGISKTTKKGNKESTTTNISANVAKTSELILCKTNMNNLITSDISSVINDSTKKVDLKNVDENNNGSCNSNNIDDVDKENIDNENIGDDNNGKMYNKMDKRSSINSSDNVQLKIISNFSNDSTNNTSSNRTSNNIINDSNSGNDNENDMVADDNSNDGNNSRSNNSTNKNSLRVPEGNSDLVNDEPANCNVSNYDIANYDIAKYDIANYEPANYDHFKFDNYSFKSEMIRNYKSRNNGFLKFSSSNLLNSKFNECSNSNSFMHNRYNTDEKGNGSLPNSLQAINKFNKNAGKYSSNIIRENNFNIYSSNMDDGMHMDRKILHPPDFLNVTNNNNGSNNNNDSKDNNNNNNKDSNDNKDSNDNKDSNDNNHNIHNNNIYDVGIEMHGGYYLPITNNPLENDGNINLSINEKDKEIMNPIFCCNKQSIKNDHGMNSDTFCSIPNNLSDEKNDDIMFNTNNKLDKYNDINNGKNMYLPHLGIRGNMYNTHNNNLKTNEENIFYSVDDEQNIVYKNMENVHNFTDTMINSATNKCIYNEINNLQPNSDNDLYIMGNSECMFNNIEDDIYNELSNLQGNEIKCNRHSNNSQNNNSNNDIGNISGSLCNNLIDTDKYDTNMNRIESNMEFILGDNEDLDKQSRAMMRNDKIVELQNIINSLKIKNRQLEKELTDVKNMHLKKKQSMILKSLNNKIDDISSYSTLKDNTNNSDCDSADYSNKYIQNILNDKEKYNYDTKISIQKFHLAYTNNSIGKLKIAAQRDISGSFMGPKGIHVKTIKSSLHISVYKSAKDVWFPGFADSHVFLLKGNIFGILRACQLLYHYVKSKMSSSKCCIYLVAPFECVQKLLADGCKRMAIIKEECGADVRLGNLYVQVHEGFTERLMEIRGNEVSVDCALEKLVIFMQSCFSVQSYDYELLKYPCRSVLNLQ